A single genomic interval of Equus quagga isolate Etosha38 chromosome 19, UCLA_HA_Equagga_1.0, whole genome shotgun sequence harbors:
- the PHF21B gene encoding PHD finger protein 21B, with protein sequence MELQSRPEALAVELARHQNGDLKKQLHERQPRIAALSDKQALGTITAVPVTGPQVSSLQRLAGQGAAELPQVRPKTLIPDSLPVTPGRDRPPKQPPTFQKATVVSIKNPSPALPTANNTVSHVPTPGSQPLAESAAVTSPLSSAGVAYAIISTAPSNAAAMAPSTAVSVVSDSIKVQPLLISADNKVIILQPQVQMQPESTVESQPPTEEPSQGAQATKKKKEDQPPSQENPEKIAFMVALGLVTTEHLEEIQSKRQERKRRSTAKPAYSGLLETERKRLASNYLNTPLVLTARANEDPCWKNEITHDEHCAACKRGANLQACGTCPGAYHLSCLDPPLRTAPKGVWVCPKCQQKALKKDEGVPWTGMLAIVHSYVTHKTVKEEEKQKLLQRGSELQSEHQQLEERDRRLASAVKKCLELKTSLLARQRGTQSSLDRLRSLLRRIQGEQMLQVTMTTTSPAPLLAGPWTKPSAAAMHSALQHPQGHN encoded by the exons GCTTTGGGAACCATCACTGCAGTGCCTGTCACGGGTCCTCAGGTCAGCTCCTTGCAGAGGTTGGCCGGGCAAGGAGCGGCAGAGCTACCTCAG GTTAGGCCAAAGACTCTGATTCCAGACAGCCTCCCCGTCACCCCGGGCCGGGACCGGCCACCTAAGCAGCCCCCAACATTCCAGAAGGCCACCGTGGTCAGTATCAAgaaccccagcccagccctccccactGCCAACAACACCGTGAGCCATGTGCCAACACCCGGCAGCCAGCCCCTCGCCGAGTCCGCCGCCGTCACCTCTCCTCTGAGCAGTGCTGGCGTGGCCTACGCCATCATCTCCACCGCCCCCAGCAATGCCGCCGCCATGGCCCCCAGCACCGCCGTGTCCGTGGTCAGCGACAGCATCAAAGTCCAGCCCCTCCTCATCAGTGCCGACAACAAG GTCATCATCCTTCAGCCTCAAGTGCAGATGCAGCCTGAGAGCACGGTGGAGTCGCAGCCGCCCACGGAGGAGCCATCTCAGGGAGCTCAGGCCaccaaaaagaagaaggaagaccaGCCCCCAAGCCAGGAGAACCCCGAG AAAATCGCCTTCATGGTAGCGCTGGGCCTGGTGACAACGGAACACTTGGAAG AAATCCAGAGCAAGCGCCAGGAGCGCAAGAGGAGGAGCACAGCCAAGCCCGCCTACAGCGGCCTCCTGGAGACAGAG AGGAAGCGGCTGGCGTCCAACTATCTCAACACACCCCTGGTCCTCACAGCCAGAG CCAATGAGGACCCCTGCTGGAAG AACGAGATCACCCACGATGAGCACTGTGCCGCCTGCAAGCGAGGGGCCAACCTGCAGGCCTGTGGCACCTGCCCAGGGGCCTACCACCTCAGCTGCCTGGACCCGCCCCTCAGGACGGCGCCCAAGGGCGTGTGGGTGTGCCCCAAGTGCCAGCAGAAG GCCTTAAAGAAAGATGAAGGTGTGCCCTGGACCGGGATGCTGGCCATTGTGCACTCCTACGTCACCCACAAAACAG TcaaagaagaggagaagcagaagcTGCTGCAGAGAGGCAGTGAGCTGCAGAGCGAGCACCAGCAGCTGGAGGAGCGGGACCGGCGCCTGGCCTCGGCGGTGAAG AAATGCCTGGAGCTTAAGACGAGCCTGCTGGCCCGGCAGAGGGGCACCCAGTCCTCCTTGGACCGCCTGCGGTCCCTCCTGAGACGGATACAGGGCGAGCAGATGCTCCAGGTCACCATGACGACCACCAGCCCCGCCCCGCTGCTGGCGGGGCCCTGGACCAAGCCCTCAGCAGCTGCCATGCACTCTGCCCTCCAGCACCCTCAGGGGCACAACTGA